The nucleotide window aagcgcccatatttaaacattctgtaaacattgtttcactgaccggatattgatacctgtgaagggtgactgtaaataccccgttacagagtttgtAAATAAATTtgacatatattttcattggtgtatctgccgctcattttctgagggcatatccACAACATAAACAAATACAAGACAGCTGCACAGTTTTGATTGAGTAAATCCACCCTGCAGATTTAGTTTGTGGAACTTCGATTTTGACTAGGGAGAGTCTGGAGAGTGTATTCTCCCCCTGCTGTGAGTCCTCTCTGTTGAGTGATCTGCCATGAGCTTTTGAACAGGTCAAACAGGAGATagttcctgcagcagcccttggaACAGGTCAGACAGGACCAGCTGTGAGGAGTGTGGTCTACATCACACCTGGGGAGCATGGTCTCATCTGGAGCCTTTGGCAGAGAGATCTAAAGTTGACCTCCAGAGTTTTATAGCTGGGGCTGCGGAGGATGCTGATACACCCTAAAAGAAAAGGAGTGACATGGGtcaaaattccccccaacataaaattgccagaccagctcagatgaaagcaaatgaagctgtatttacaagcaaaactacaatctggagatgaaatgcaattaatatgtccaaaatatacaatatttgcacacatatatacaagttataaacaacacaaaaatcccACTGGGCAAAACCAGgaggttaccaacagcttccccctccctgctcccttctctccccctgtacacaggcaagagaagaaagaagaaaagagttgCTGTCAGTACTCAACCACAAGAAGAATGCATTCAGGTCAGCAGCCGCTAAGCAAGAGCCAGCTGGTGTCTGCCAGAGCAAAGGAAGCGAAAAGAGAGTTAATTGACAGAACTAACTTCATGTTAGatatctgtccaatgggattatttagaccttatcatgattttcccttttacatccaatagtaatttatttacattctatcactttctgttcaaaatctgtggaaaattttcctaggcatagcctaaaactgccccagggatcagtgctgggccccatgctctttaacatctttatggatgatctggatgagggcattgagtccagcatcagtaaattagtggacgacaccaagctgggggcaggagttgatctgctggagggtagagaggctctgcagagggacctcgacaggctgggcagatgggcagcgTCCAAgggactgaacacatccaagtgccaggttctgcacattggccacaacaaccccatgcagagctacaggctggtcagagtggctggagaacagccaggcagagagggatctggggctactggttgatggtaggctgaacatgagcctgcagtgtgcccaggcagccaagagggccaatggcatcctgccttgcatcaagaacagtgtggccagcaggagcagggaagtcattctgcccctgtacactgcactggttaggccacaccttgagtcttgtgtccagttctgggctcctcagtttaggaaagatgctgacttgctggaatgagtccagagaagggcaacaaagttggtgaggggtttggagcacagccctgtgaggagaggctgagggagccggggttgcttagcctggagaggaggagactcaggggagaccttattgctctctacaactacctgaaggggggttgtagtcaggcagaggttggtctcttctcccaggcggccagtaccagaacaagaggacacagtctcaggctgcaccaggggaggtttaggctggaggttaggaggaagttttacccagagagagtgattgcccattgggatgggctgcctggggaggtggtggagtcgccatcattgggggttttcaggagaagacttgatggggtgcttggtgccatgggttagttgtttaggtgggttggattggttgatgggttggacgcgatgatcatgaaggtctcttccaacctggtttattctattctattctatagaagaggttgagctgctccAGAGGCCAGCATGAATTTATACTTAACTGTCTCCTACATTGAGCTGAGTGGCTGAAGGACGGCAGGagacttcagtaaggcttttcaCACTCTAGCCTGCCACATCCGGGCAGACAAGCAAAGCTTGGACTGGCTGGGCACTGCGGTGGGCTGGAAACTTGATGACTTGCTGTGCTCAGGAGGTTGCAATCAGAGCCTCGAAGtccagctgcaggccaggcatTAGTGGAGTACTCCAAAAGCCAAGATGAGgtgcagcatcacagaatatatcacagaatacatctggttggaggaatcctccaagctcatccagtccaatcctctacccagcactgaagagtcaacactaaaccatttccctaagcaccaggtgcACACAgggcttgaacaccttcagggatggtgactccagcactgcccagggcggcctgttccaatgtctgagagcccttccagtgaagaaatatttcctgactTCCATCCTGaatctcctctggtgcagcttgaaaccatttcttttGGTCTTGTTATGTGACACCAAGGAAaagtggctgccccctccttactccaacctcccttcaagtactaTTTAACTATTACTACTATTAATTAATACCATTTAACTATTAATACCTTTTTACCAGGCACTGTTTACTCTTCTCATCTGGATTATAGGACAGAGTGCACCCTCatcaagtttgctgacaatGCGAAGCTGAGAGGAATGCTGGtttgtggaggaaggctgctgcagctttagtgtgtccttgttggctgtactgtcctctgagcagcctcttcagctccatgagttgcagcaggcagaatttAGGACATGGAGGGAGGGTTGGTCTTCCTGGTCTGCtttttccaggctccatggtgatgtctctgtcatttttcactccttgtattctctccatttttcttcaaagcagcattgccccagccttttccttctcttgtgttttccttctcctgagacagtagttgctcagatcttttatacagttctTAGGTgtgtatattccagagagtatggaTAGCAGcggcctctgcccattatttccagggcagatGCAGCCAATCTTTCTCCATGCACCTTCCAGAGAATCGTtatccagtggctctgcccaatacccatcagctattgtctgggcaagcagcaaaggtgattttatctttgttgagtcacatcaagagagacaagatttagtctctcacaactTCTCATGGGACATGCTTTATGGTCCTGTCATCAGCTTTGTCATCTTTGAAGGGAGCTCAGATGGGTACCCACTCGTTAGCTCATTTGGCTGGCTGATGAAATTTCAGCGGTCACTACACAAAGGTTTAGGAAGCTCATTGCAATGCTTGAAGCCAGGAACCCAGTATCTGGTGGATGGAATTGATCCAAGAAGAGATTTTCTCATGGAAGACTCTCCATGTCTGTTAGTCTTTCTGTACTCTTCCTGTAGTCAGTGATGACAATCTCTTTTCAGATTACCTGCAcacctctgtgtttctgtgaagcCTATGAAGACTGATGTTCATGCATGGAACACCATATTGTTAAACCAGGGAAGATTCATCTCATGCCTGCAATTGAGAATCCTGTAACATAATACGGAATAAATATGCTCTATCATGGCCATCGTTAGGATTAATGGTGGAGTTTGTTATTAAAATTCACATACAGTAATTAATTCTTATTTCACAGAACAGTGACAATCATGAAATGATGAATTCAAGTATTCAAAATTCTGCAAGTACAGCAATGCTGTTAGCAGCAATAGCCCCTAAGGATGCTGTACTTTTTGCTATCTTGTCATTATGCAGTTCGTAATTATTAGGAAAAACAGGAACTTGAAGGGAgttaattttcagtattcataGAAAATTACagcagatcatagaattattaactaagtaataataatgataattaaATAAGTAATAACAATGCTTACTGTTGCAGTATAAGACCAATGTATTCCTTAACAACAGTATCAGGATGCTCAGCACAGTTTTATTGTTTATCTCACCTCATTCTGAAGCAGAATTGTTATCTTTGCACAGATGTATTCACCTGAGCTAATCATTGCAGACCCTTTTAGCAAGTGTTCTACGTCAGTCTAAGATATGCAGCATTAGGTGACATCAGTCTAGGAGTCAGCAGTAGGTGCCTGTTGAAAACCCTAAGGTTCAGGTTTACATTCCCCAAAAGTATGAAATAAGTCAGCCCACAccagagcagcaggactgcTGCTACATCACACATGTCAAATGTAGTTTCAACTCTTATGTGGTGATACTGGAGCCCAGATTCCACGACTGGACACGCTGCACACTGGATCTGACATTGCTGCTTGTCCATGCCAGTGAGCTGACTCCTAGCACTGATGGGAATGCAATTCCCTCAGGCCTGTcgcagtgcagagcagcttgTGCTTAGGGTGTTTCTCAGAATCTCTTTCACCTCCTTGTTCCTCAGGCAATAGATCAGAGGATTCAGTGCTGGAGTGAATACAGCATAAAAGACAGACACTATTTTGTTGAGGTTGAATGGATGGATCCTCCTGGGCCTGGCATACATGAAGAGAGTGGCTGAGAAGAAAATAATGACCACAGTGAAATGGGAGGTACAAGTGGAAAAggcctttctccttccctggacaGAAGGCATACCCAAGATACTTGACAGGATAGAGCAGTAGGAGAAAATAATGATCAGAAGAGGAACCAAGAGGATGATCAAGGCTAATGCAAAGTCCACTGTCTCTGCAAGGGACATGTCAGTGCAGGAAAGGTTCAGGACTGGTGAGATGTCACAAAAGAAGTGATTTATGACTTGTGGACCACAAAATGTGAGGCGTGAAATAAAAGATACCTTGACCAAGGAAATGGAAAAGCCTCCTGCCCATGAGAGGAGTgagagctggaagcacagcCTGTGGGTCATGATGGCTGCATAGCGCAGGGGCTGGCAAATGGCCAGGTACCTGTCATAGGCCATTACAGCCAGGAGCACACATTCAGTGCACATCAGGGAGATAAAGAAGTACAATTGGGTCATGCAGCTGGAAAATGAGATGGTCATGGACTGTGACAAGAACCCAAGCAAAAGCTTAGGCAGTGTTACAGAGACATACCAAATCTCCAGGAAGGACAAGTTCCCCAGGAAGTAATACATGGGCTTGTGGAGGTGATGGGTTTTGGtcaccacaaaaatgatgactGCATTTTCAGTGACTGTTACCATGTAGGTAATGAGAAAGACCAAGTAAAGTATGgtctgcacctgcagcccatagGAAAATCCCAGAAGAGTGAACTCCTTGATAGCAGTTTGGTTCTTCATTCCATACTGAGTGCTCACAGCTATCTCTGCAGGTAACAAAGCAGAATATAAAGCACATTGTCAGAGTCCCACAAAAGCAAGTGTATGTGAAGAATTAGGACACTTAGTAAACTATTTCCTGTGGAAATTCTTGATAAAGTAGAATCAATATCTCTCACAAGGAAGAGTGCGAGGGACACGTGTCTTTATTTCCAATTTCTTGATAGTTTGCTTTCAAtaacagcactgaaaaaaacaaaccaaaacaaactgatcaacgacaacaacaacaacacaacaataaacaaccccaaacaacaacaacaaagcaacagCTGGCAAAAAACCCCATCTCTAGCAGCCCTCTGTAATGCACTCTGCaggattgtggtgggttgatggaAGAACTCAGAGACTTTTCTTGCTGACATTCACATTgttgaaaacaaacccacaacagcTGAGGCAGAATATAAAGACAACTCGCATTACAGGGGCAATGCTGACTGAACATAAGCCTGTTGAAAATGTTGTACTTTCCTCAATTCATGTGAAGGAATTATCCATCTCTGTATTTTTCTGTGACAAGAGTATACCCTGGGAGGCCACTTCAGAGATTGTCACTCTCTTAGCTCCAGATTTCAGGAGTTTATTTCAGTAAGTGATATTTAGTGAACAGGAAAAGTGGCTCCTCCAGGGGGTGATTCCACTTGTATCAAACAGTTTGCACTTGGCTCTGATCTGGACATCTATCCAGCAGATTAACCTTGGGAATTTAAAGTAGACATTGCAGGGTTCTATTGGCTGTTCTGCCCCAGACTATTTTTATAATCAATGCATATCTGCTTAAGCAGTGAGCACAGTGCTACAGCTGAGTACAACATTGTCTGCAGCTAAATCTCTCAAAACATACCACATATTTGCCCTCCAGAAAAGCCTGACTCTCTTCATGGACATTTTAGTGATCCTTGACTGACCTTGAAGTAGTTTCCTGTATTGCAAATGATTAATTGAGGAAATAAGGTTTATTCTTACTGATTTTAGGGAAAATGAGAGCAAATACTGAAGACAAACATAACTCCTTGTAGTCTACTTACTTTTGGGCATTGCATCTCATTAACCTATGCATGACTGTGCTGTTTGTATGGAAGTTTCACTGATCTATTCAGAACAGTAACAATACTCTTTAGCTGTTTTCTTTCATCACCTACCTTTGACTACTTACGGGATGACATATTGGACTGGAGAGAAGGCAAAATGGGTTGACAGTTTCATTCTCCCAATATGAAAACAGAAGGCTTTCAGGAAATGGCAGGCAGGATACTTTTAAAACATCTTTTGTCCgtccaaaaaggaaaacaaaatttctCTCCATCGACCAAGTCCTGGGCAAGTTTCATGCTGTAAAAGAGGTCCTGAGCAACAAAAATGTTCTCCATAAAGAGTCCAAAGGTCACTGAAGATCAAGTATGGCACAAGTCATCATGGGACCTGTGCCCTCCCATTTGACCCCTACAGTGCTCTTTCTGCCAGTACTGCACCTATCTTCCTAATGAACTTATGAAAAGAACTCTGTGCATCTCTAGTGAGAAAAGTCTGTAGTCAAAAGGGGTAGACATTGCTGCAGTCCCCATCAGTGAGTATTGCTGCATTGACACTGGGTGAGTTTTATACCCAAGGCACACTGACAGAGTATCAAAATCAAAGCAAGAAAAACTTAAAGGAAAGACTTAGTGTGCTTTTCTCCTCACTACAAACCAGGCAGCTCACATGCTGGAAGTGTGTGGGATAACCAATATCTGCTTTGTGAAGCATTCAGCATAATTGTTTACACCATATATGAGCTCCTGATTTGTTTGGGACTTACCAGCTCAGGATTTCTAGGTGTGCATCTGGCATTTTAATTCCTGCAATGAGCAGTGGATaagatggatttttttctgaCCTACCCAAGTCCTTTTAAGGACTCTGTGTCATTCTCATTCTTTGTACAAACAGGCTCAAGCTAATATTGTCCTCTGGCACTTAAGGAAatgaaaagggaggggaagcttGTTATCTCTAATTATCCCCAAGAATTCTCTCGAGGTGCTAATTTATAGGTATAACTGCAAATAGTAGAAACAGAGTCTGGAATGAGATCAGGAGAATGAAGACCACAAAAGATCCTACATTTGTCATTCTCTCTACAGAATAAGAAGTGTTCTTGCTCTAAACCTCACCAGGAAGACAAGAGGAGGGAGGAATCACATTGGCTTAAATGTTTGGGAATTCAGCAGTTTTATTCTgtataaaaagaaacaaaccgaggggtttgggtttggttttgttttagacAAAATATCTCTTTCAATTTACCGATTTATAGAATGGGgtgtgttggaaaggaccttaaagaccactCAGTTACAACCCCCTCACCattagcagggacaccttccaccagcccaggttcctcaaggcctgatccaacctgtccttgaacacctccagggagggggcagccacaatctccctgggcaacctgtgccttATGCAATTGAGGCTCTGTGGAATAAAATTTTCTATTTGTATATCAgtatcttttccctttcctttcctttcctttcctttcctttcctttcctttcctttcctttcctttcctttcctttcctttcctttcctttcctttcctttcctttcctttcctttcctttcctttcctttcctttcctttcctttcctttcctttcctttcctttcctttcctttcctttcctttcctttcctttcctttcctttcctttcctttcctttcctttcctttcctttcctttcctttcctttcctttcctttcctttcctttcctttcctttcctttcctttccttcccaaaccttcccttccccatggGTGATGTAACCCATGATGAAAGATACAAAGCCCAGAGCTGTACCAATGAGCTCATTCTAACACAACTGACATCACAGATGGGTAAAGGTAACAAGTCTTGCAGCTACACTCAAAGAAACAAGCATAGCTTCCTTTCCACTTAGCTTACAAGGTCAAGACTGGCTTGGATAGGTGCTGCTTTTAGACAGACACCAGCAAGGTTTGATCCCACAGATCAGGCCCCAAAATACAACTCTTCTTTGTTTTGTCTCATCTCTTAAAGGGAACTCAGAAACTGCTCATTGCAGTTCCCACAGGATCTTAGCAGgtttgagctgctgctggctgtccaTGGCCTTCTGGAAGTCCTTGGTGGAGATCAGCCCATGTGAGTACATCACAGAGGTGTGGAAGGCACCGGAGGCCACAGTGTCCCTCAGCTAGAGGAGCGCTGTCAGAGAACTTGAGGGTCATGGGGAGGCTGCTAGAAAACTCCACCAGCATGGCTCCCATCTGCTGAGTGAGTGTGCCAGTcaccatagaatacatagaataaaccaggttggaagagaccttcaagatcattgcgtccaacccatcaaccaatccaacaccacctaaacaactaacccatggcaccaagcaccccatcaagtcttctcctgaaaacctccaatgatggcgactccaccacctccccaggcagcccattccaatgggcaatcactctctctgtatagaactttttcctaacatccagcctgaacctctcctggcgcagcctgagactgtgtcctgcctgggagaagagaccaacctctgcctgactacaaccccccttcaggtagttgtagagagcaataaggtcacccctgagtctcctcctctccaggctaagaaatcccggctccctcagcctctcctcgtagggcttgtgttccaaacccctcaccaactttgttgctcttctctggactcattccagcaagtcagcatctttcctaaactgaggcccccagaactggacacagtactcgaggtgtggcctaaccagcgcagtgtacaggggcagaatgaccttcctgcttctgctggccacactgttcttgatgcagggcaggatgccattggccctcttggctgcctgggcacactgcaggctcatgttcagtctaccatcgaccagcacccccagatccctctctgcctggctgttctccagccactctgaccccagcctgtagctctgcatggggttgttgtggccaatgtgcagaacccggcacttggatgtgttcaatctcctgcccttggactctgcccatctgtccagcttattgaggtccctctgcagagcctctctaccctccagcagatcaactcctgcccccagcttggtgttgtcagcaaatttactgatgatggactcaatgtcctcatccagatcatcaataaagatgttaaagagcatggggcccagcactgatccttggggcacaccactggtgcctggctgccagctggatgtggcaccattcaccaccactctctgggctcagccctccagccagttcctaacccatcgcagtgtggtcccatccaagccatgggctgacagcttggccaggagtttgctatggggaatggtgtcaaaggccttgctgaggtccaggtagactacatccacaggcctccccacatccaccaggcagtcacctgatcatagaaggagatcaggttggtcaggcaggacctgcccttcctaaacccatgctggctgggcctgatcccttgtcCATCCTGttagtgctgtgtgattgcactcaggatgacctgtgccataaccttgcctggcactgaggtcaggctgacaggtctggaattccctggctcatccatccgtcccttcttgtggatgggcaccacattggcagcttccagtcatctgggatctcaccagtgagccaggactgatgaaaaatgatggatagtggcttggccagctcatctgccagctctctcaccatgctgcctgctggagagccaggagggaAAGGGGTCACCTCAGGAAGGGAGAGCAAAGGACACCTCAAGTTGTCAAGGGACACTTTGGATGGTGAAGTGTGgcggtttgagccttaactgggagttaagaactcagatgggggcagggctgagaatctctcccccactccccactcctccctcccagcagagaggggaaaaaaaggagggagcaAGTGGCTCAgctggtagcacataagacccttaatgggaaggttgtgagttcaagcctgcagtgggcagtagtggcctccctactctagtcatgaggtctgtggtgacaggttggactcgatgatctttgaggtctcttccaaccttagtgatactgaatctaCTGAAAtgcaccaaacaataatttggagtcagcttggaagtagagaggtaaggAATTTTCTTTAgacagtatatatatataaatatatatatataacaataacaggtaaggtttagaagggcaaggaacaaggatggataggaggggggcaaaaaaaaataatacaaaaccagtctctctctgaagaggcacagaggcagcaggaagaaggatcaggcctatgtggcagaggagcaggaaagcagctgcagtagctctcatccaggggagacaggagccaaaaggagagccaacagctgcaatgccctgctttttataccctagctgggcagggaggggggagtggaacagactcagtttcccagggggaaaacatcctgcagggagggcaaagtacccgcaagccctcccccctgctttggtttttgttcCCAGaaagggcgttaacccaccacagcaagGGACACCTCAAGTGGCCACGGGCTGTGCTCCACCTCAATCAATCAGAGCTGACCAACAGCTCAGTGCCTTTAAGGAGGTGTGAGGATGGAGGCCACAGGAGCATGACCAagctgccacagtgccagaagaggaggaggcttctGAAAGCATTGTGGATGTCCCCACTGTGCCCACAATGaaggagccagggcagaagccaggctggatgggggcAGGTGGGATGCAAAAGGGTCAGAGTGGAAGGGCAGTGAAGATGTGACAGGGCCCCAGGTCTGCAGAGATCCCTTCTGGCTGTCCAGAAGAGAGAGCTCTGCTTGAGACACAGGGCAAGTCTGAGAGGAGAGACAAAGCCTCAGCagaaccctgccctgcccctcaaACCTTCAGCTGGGAGGTGCAAAGATGGAGAGAagctggcactgagtgctgccagccctgtcctgggctgatccccagcagcatggactgcaagggcagggaggggattctgcctctgtgctctgctctgctgagaccctccctgcagtgctggctctcaGGGCAGGTCTCACCTGAGTCTGCTTTTGCTCTCTCCCTTTGGGGTGAAGACCTCAGAGGAGCCGAGCACCCAAgctgcttggactgggtgaggtGTTTGGATGGGATCTCCAGGACCTTCTGCTTTTGTGGACATGTTCCCAAGGGCAGGCCCAGGCAGAGAGCTAGGAGTTTGGTGGCTTTGAAGGCCCAGAGCTGTGGAACTTGATCACACAACAGGCACAggagtgctggaggagctggggagggatggagctggtTTTGCTACCTGGTGGGTGTTGTGGTGGCCAGAAGCCATGTGCTGCTTCCAGCCTGAAGGTAACttgcagggagaccagtggaaGTAGGctaccttgaccttagcaaggcttttgacactgtctcccataacatccttgtgagcaagGTCAGGAAGTGTGGGAGAGAAGAACAGACTGAGATGGATAGGAACTGGTTGCACACTAGGCTCCAAAGAGTGATGGtcagtggtgccaagtccagctggagagctgtgaccaGCGGAGTCCccaagggatcagtgctgggtccagtcctgtttcatcaatgacattgatgaggggagagacagacagacaggcagagtctgctcagcaagtttgctgatgataccaaactgggaggcttggctgagacacctgaaggctgtgaggccattcagagtCTTGGacagacagagcagggcagagaggaacccaag belongs to Dryobates pubescens isolate bDryPub1 chromosome 36, bDryPub1.pri, whole genome shotgun sequence and includes:
- the LOC104309325 gene encoding olfactory receptor 6B1: MKNQTAIKEFTLLGFSYGLQVQTILYLVFLITYMVTVTENAVIIFVVTKTHHLHKPMYYFLGNLSFLEIWYVSVTLPKLLLGFLSQSMTISFSSCMTQLYFFISLMCTECVLLAVMAYDRYLAICQPLRYAAIMTHRLCFQLSLLSWAGGFSISLVKVSFISRLTFCGPQVINHFFCDISPVLNLSCTDMSLAETVDFALALIILLVPLLIIIFSYCSILSSILGMPSVQGRRKAFSTCTSHFTVVIIFFSATLFMYARPRRIHPFNLNKIVSVFYAVFTPALNPLIYCLRNKEVKEILRNTLSTSCSALRQA